The genomic stretch CGTCAGGCTCGCGGCGAAACGGATGCCTGTCAGGTTGTGGGTCGGGACAAACGCGCCAGCCACTTGGGCGGTTCAGGACGCGACGCGCCATCGTCGGCGACAGGCCAATCACGCAGCGCCTGGCGATAGGCCTGCAGCTTCGAAAACTGTTTGGCGCTCAGGGTCTGTGGCGCCCCGACGTCCAGTTCGTCGCGGTGGCGGATCACCAACCAGTCGGTCTCGGTGAGCCTCGCCGTACGCCATCGACGCTCCGCATCCGGGCGGGTGTCCCGGGCCGGCGCGGACGCCGGTGGCGCACTGAAGGTGTCGTCGGCGAAGCCCCAGCC from Pseudomonas ekonensis encodes the following:
- a CDS encoding phage tail assembly chaperone, coding for MKAMIENGVVTALASGDVEGGVALPEGLPVSVGWGFADDTFSAPPASAPARDTRPDAERRWRTARLTETDWLVIRHRDELDVGAPQTLSAKQFSKLQAYRQALRDWPVADDGASRPEPPKWLARLSRPTT